One Hevea brasiliensis isolate MT/VB/25A 57/8 chromosome 5, ASM3005281v1, whole genome shotgun sequence genomic region harbors:
- the LOC110662648 gene encoding UDP-glycosyltransferase 73C3-like, which translates to MAFQKHQLHFLLLPIMSHSHLIPFTEMAKLLAHRGLTVTIIITPLNAVRYSKIIQYAKNFNLKIQFVSFPFPSQEAGLPEGCENRDSVPSPDLIPNFVKASNMLQEPLEKWLQGLESQPSCIISDICFPWTSDVSLRFNIPRIVFHGISCFTLFCSHILSHYKVLDSVTSDSEPFSVPDIPDRIEFTKAQLPEARKDLKAAIERYKEAELSAEGVVVNSFEELEPAYVEGYRKVVKKIWCIGPLSLYNTNEISSCEHESLKWLDSKKQSSVLYVCFGSLCHFLPQQLIELGMGLKASNHPFVWVVKEGDYSTEFEKWLVEDQFEEKLEGRGLVVRGWAPQVLILSHPAIGGFMTHCGWNSTLEGISAGVPMITWPMFAEQFHNEKEIAQVLKIGVRVGAEVIMKWGEEKKLGVLVKRENIKKAIKQLMDEGEEGEDRRERATQIGKMAKSAFEEGGSSHLNMTLLIQHVMQLVSRDDGEN; encoded by the coding sequence ATGGCTTTCCAAAAACATCAGCTTCATTTCCTTCTTCTTCCTATCATGTCTCATAGCCATCTTATCCCCTTCACAGAGATGGCCAAGCTACTTGCTCATCGTGGCCTAACTGTTACCATTATCATCACACCCCTTAATGCAGTGAGATACAGTAAAATCATCCAATATGCCAAAAATTTTAACCTCAAAATCCAATTTGTTTCTTTCCCATTTCCTAGCCAAGAAGCTGGTCTCCCTGAAGGATGTGAAAATAGAGATTCAGTCCCTTCTCCAGATTTGATACCAAATTTTGTTAAAGCAAGTAATATGCTACAAGAGCCATTAGAAAAATGGCTCCAAGGGCTAGAATCTCAGCCTAGTTGCATCATTTCAGATATATGTTTCCCATGGACTAGTGATGTTTCCCTTAGGTTCAACATTCCAAGAATTGTCTTCCATGGAATTTCTTGCTTCACTCTCTTTTGTTCTCACATCCTTTCTCACTACAAGGTCCTTGACAGTGTCACCTCTGATTCAGAGCCTTTTTCAGTTCCTGACATCCCTGATAGGATTGAATTCACTAAAGCACAGTTACCAGAAGCAAGAAAAGATTTGAAAGCTGCGATCGAACGGTATAAGGAGGCTGAGCTCTCAGCAGAAGGGGTGGTGGTGAACAGTTTTGAAGAGTTAGAGCCAGCTTATGTGGAAGGATACAGAAAAGTAGTGAAGAAGATATGGTGTATTGGTCCTCTTTCTCTGTATAACACCAATGAGATCTCAAGTTGTGAGCATGAGTCCCTCAAATGGCTTGATTCTAAGAAGCAAAGTTCTGTTTTATACGTTTGCTTTGGCAGCCTCTGTCACTTTTTACCTCAACAGCTGATAGAGCTTGGTATGGGCCTGAAAGCGTCAAACCATCCGTTCGTTTGGGTTGTAAAGGAAGGAGATTATTCAACAGAGTTTGAAAAATGGCTAGTGGAGGATCAATTTGAAGAAAAGCTTGAAGGAAGAGGTCTTGTGGTTCGCGGATGGGCACCACAGGTCCTGATATTATCTCATCCAGCAATTGGTGGGTTCATGACTCATTGTGGCTGGAACTCAACATTAGAAGGGATTTCTGCAGGTGTACCAATGATAACTTGGCCTATGTTTGCTGAGCAATTCCATAATGAGAAGGAAATAGCGCAAGTGTTGAAGATTGGTGTAAGAGTTGGAGCTGAGGTAATTATGAAATGGGGAGAGGAAAAGAAGCTTGGTGTGTTGGTGAAGAGAGAGAACATAAAGAAGGCTATAAAGCAGTTGATGGATGAAGGAGAGGAAGGTGAAGATAGGAGAGAAAGAGCTACACAAATTGGAAAGATGGCCAAGAGTGCGTTTGAAGAGGGGGGTTCTTCTCACTTGAATATGACACTATTGATCCAACATGTGATGCAACTAGTGAGTAGGGATGATGGAGAAAATTAA